One genomic window of Arachis hypogaea cultivar Tifrunner chromosome 8, arahy.Tifrunner.gnm2.J5K5, whole genome shotgun sequence includes the following:
- the LOC112707345 gene encoding double-strand break repair protein MRE11 codes for MAEAESELSNTVRILVATDCHLGYMEKDEIRRHDSFKAFEEICSIAEQKRVDFLLLAGDLFHENKPSRSTLVKAIEILRRHCLNDNPVPFQVVSDQTLNFQNSFGHVNYEDPHFNVGLPVFTIHGNHDDPAGVDNLSAVDILSACNLVNYFGKTVLGGSGVGQITLHPILIKKGSTAVALYGLGNIRDERLNRMFQTPHAVQWIRPESQEGCQVSDWFNILVLHQNRVKTNPKNAINEHFLPRFLDFIVWGHEHECLVDPQEVPGMGFHISQPGSSVATSLIDGESKPKHVLLLEIKGNQYRPTKIPLMSVRPFEYTEVILKDEADIDPNDQNSILEHLDKVVVKLIEKSRKKAVNRDELKLPLIRIKVDYSGFMTINPQRFGQKYVGKVANPQDILIFSKATRKAKGEGKIDDSERLRPEELNQQNIEALVAENNLKMEILPVNDLDIALHNFVNKDDKNAFYVCVQSNINETRNKIAKDSNTMKFDEEDLIVKVGECLEERVKQRSTQSKEPTQFTYADQSMEDFQGRSTSGIGPAVSFSDDDDTMQISTSKPSTRGRKGSSGASQNPTRGRGRGRGRGRGSSTMKQTTLDGAFRSSQRSASVAAATALQSAADDGDNLDSASSDSLENESNLPGRKRAAPRGRGRGSTQSSKRGRKSDNSTIHRMLMNNDDDDDDDDDDARKRLNKSQPRVTKNYGALRR; via the exons atgGCGGAGGCAGAGTCGGAGTTATCAAACACGGTGCGCATACTTGTGGCGACGGACTGCCATCTCGGGTACATGGAGAAGGACGAGATACGGCGGCACGATTCCTTCAAAGCCTTCGAGGAGATTTGTTCAATCGCCGAACAAAAGCGCGTCGACTTCCTCCTCCTCGCCGGAGACCTCTTCCACGAGAACAAGCCTTCTCGCTCCACGCTCGTCAAGGCCATCGAGATCCTCCGCCGCCACTGCCTCAACGACAATCCCGTCCCCTTCCAAGTCGTCAGCGACCAGACCCTCAACTTCCAGAACTC GTTTGGTCATGTGAATTATGAAGATCCTCACTTCAACGTTGGTTTGCCTGTATTCACCATTCATGGGAACCATGATGATCCTGCAGGCGTG GACAACCTTTCTGCAGTTGATATTCTCTCAGCATGTAATCTAGTCAACTACTTTGGTAAAACAGTTCTTGGGGGTTCTGGTGTTGGTCAGATCACTCTCCACCCTATTCTTATCAAGAAG GGTTCAACAGCTGTAGCTTTATATGGTCTGGGCAACATTAGAGATGAAAGACTTAATAGGATGTTTCAA ACACCACATGCTGTGCAATGGATTCGACCTGAATCTCAGGAAGGATGCCAAGTCTCTGATTGGTTCAACATTCTGGTTCTTCATCAGAACAG GGTGAAAACAAATCcaaaaaatgcaataaatgagcACTTTTTGCCTCGTTTCCTAGACTTCATTGTGTGGGGGCATGAGCATGAATGTTTGGTTGATCCGCag GAAGTTCCAGGGATGGGATTTCACATTTCACAACCTGGGTCATCAGTTGCCACATCACTTATTGATGGAGAATCTAAGCCAAAGCATGTACTTCTTCTAGAAATTAAG GGGAATCAGTATCGTCCAACTAAGATACCTTTGATGTCTGTGAGGCCTTTTGAGTATACAGAG GTAATACTAAAAGATGAAGCTGATATTGATCCCAATGATCAAAATTCAATTCTTGAACACTTGGACAAAGTG GTGGTGAAGCTGATAGAGAAATCTAGGAAGAAGGCTGTCAACAGGGATGAACTCAAGCTTCCATTAATACGTATCAAG GTAGATTACTCTGGATTTATGACTATAAATCCTCAAAGATTTGGGCAGAAATATGTGGGGAAG GTTGCAAACCCACAAGATATTCTtatattctcaaaggctacaaGAAAGGCAAAGGGTGAAG GTAAAATTGATGATTCGGAACGACTTCGTCCAGAAGAATTAAATCAACAGAACATAGAGGCTTTGGTTGCTGAAAATAATCTG AAAATGGAGATACTTCCTGTCAATGATTTGGATATTGCACTACACAATTTTGTGAACAAGGATGACAAAAATGCATTTTACGTGTGTGTACAAAGCAATATTAATGAAACAAGA AACAAAATTGCTAAGGATTCAAATACCATGAAGTTCGATGAGGAAGATTTAATTGTTAAAGTTGGAGAGTGCTTAGAG GAACGTGTCAAACAAAGATCCACACAATCTAAGGAACCCACACAGTTCACTTATGCTGATCAGTCAATGGAG GATTTTCAAGGCAGAAGCACCTCTGGAATTGGACCTGCAGTTTCCTTTAGTGATGACGACGATACCATGCAAATATCCACCTCAAAGCCAAGCACCAGAGGTAGGAAAGGGTCCTCTGGTGCTTCTCAAAATCCAACAAGAGGGAGGggcagaggcagaggcagaggcCGAGGTTCTAGCACGATGAAACAGACAACTCTTGATGGAGCATTTCGCTCATCTCAAAG GTCTGCATCAGTTGCTGCTGCAACTGCACTCCAAAGTGCAGCTGATGATGGGGACAATTTGGACTCTGCTTCAAGCGACAGTTTG GAAAATGAATCCAATCTACCGGGAAGAAAAAGGGCTGCTCCAAGGGGTAGAGGTAGAGGATCTACACAGTCATCTAAACGTGGAAGGAAATCAGATAATTCGACAATCCATAGAATGCTCAtgaacaatgatgatgatgatgacgacgacgaCGATGATGCCAGAAAGAGATTAAATAAGTCTCAACCTCGG GTGACTAAAAACTATGGAGCTCTAAGAAGGTGA
- the LOC112707346 gene encoding DNA-directed RNA polymerase V subunit 7, giving the protein MFLKVQLAWNVIIAAENAQPESLMLQRAIIIRLLSDFAAKKASKDLGYFLAVTVLERIGEGKVRQHTGDVLFPVVFNALTFKIFKGEVLEGVVHKVLKHGVFMRCGPIENAYLSNLKMPDYRYVPGENPCFMNAKMSKISKDDRVRFMVIGTKWLEAEREFQALVSLEGDYLGPVSTLDV; this is encoded by the coding sequence ATGTTTCTCAAAGTGCAGCTTGCATGGAATGTCATAATTGCTGCAGAAAACGCCCAACCAGAAAGCCTGATGCTTCAGAGGGCAATAATCATTCGTCTTCTGAGTGACTTTGCTGCAAAGAAGGCTTCGAAAGATCTTGGATACTTTCTTGCAGTCACAGTACTGGAGAGAATTGGCGAAGGAAAAGTTAGACAACACACCGGGGATGTACTCTTCCCTGTTGTCTTCAATGCCCTTACCTTCAAGATTTTCAAGGGTGAGGTTCTAGAAGGTGTGGTCCACAAGGTTCTGAAGCATGGTGTCTTCATGAGATGTGGTCCTATTGAGAATGCCTATCTGTCGAATTTGAAGATGCCGGATTACCGTTATGTTCCTGGTGAGAATCCCTGCTTCATGAATGCCAAAATGTCCAAGATCAGCAAAGATGATAGGGTTCGCTTTATGGTGATTGGTACTAAGTGGCTGGAAGCAGAGAGGGAGTTTCAGGCACTGGTTAGTCTGGAAGGTGACTACCTAGGACCAGTTTCGACTCTTGATGTGTAG